ACCTTCCCTTGGAAGGCGACAGTGTCGTTGCCGAAGCTACGTATCCTCTGCCAGATGCCGCGCGCTCCAGAGACTTCGCTGGCGCGCTCCTACTTCGAGATGCAGCTCGCTTCAGCCTACGGTCTGGCGCTGGCCCGTTCCGTTCTCTGGGACGGATCTCGGTCGAGCCTCGCCCCTACCAGTTTGTGCCCCTCCTTCTGGCTCTCAAACAGAAGCGAGTCCGTCTCCTCATCGCCGACGACGTTGGCGTCGGTAAGACGATCGAGGCCGGTCTGATCGCCCGGGAGCTCTTGGACAGGGGAGAGATCCGACGCATTGCCGTGCTATGCCCCCCTCACCTTTGCGACCAGTGGGAGCAGGAGCTGCGGGAAAAGTTTGGCCTCGAAGCTGTGGTTGTTCAGCCGTCGCGCATGGGAGGACTGGAGCGCAGTTTGCCCCGCGGTGACATTGGCGTCTTCCAGTACTACCGCCACTTCGTCTGCAGCATCGATTACTTGAAGGCTGGCCGTTATCGCGACGCCTTCCTGTCCAACGCGCCCGACCTGATCATCGTTGACGAGGCGCATGGCGCATCGCGGCCTAGCGGCGCGGACCCTGGCCAGCATCAGCGATACGAGTGCGTCCGAGACGTGGCGCGATTAGCCAATCGGCACCTCATTCTGGCAACCGCCACGCCGCACAGTGGTATCGAAGAAGGCTTTCGGTCACTCCTTGGGCATCTTGATGAGTCGTTCGACGTGCCGGCAGACAGGCCGTTGGACACCAAGAGACTCCTTCCTCATGTCGTCCAGCGCCGCCGCAAGAGCATCGAGCGGTGGATGGGCGCCTCGACTGCATTTCCCGACCGCGACCCCGTCGAGGCCGACTACGCGATGTCGGCACGGTACCAGCGCCTATTCGATGCCGTGGCCGCATACTGCCGCGAGTCTGTCAGTGACGGCTCACTGGGACGGCCTCAGCAGCGCGTGCGCTACTGGGCTGCAATCGCGATCCTGCGCTGCATTCTGTCCAGCCCCAAGGCCGCTGAGGCGATGCTGGAGAACCGTAAGCAGCGCCGCCGGGAGAAGGCAATGGAACAGCCCGAGACCCCGGACGACGTGGACACATCGTTGCGACCTCAAGTCCTCGACCTGGAGGGCGACGAAGAGGCACCCGATTACACGCCTGCGGCGGAGGGCGCCGACCTATCGGACGCGGAAATCCAGAAACTGGACAGCTTCCTCCGGGAGGCCAGGCAGCTCTCGGGAATGGCCTACGACGCCAAGCTGGAGCGCTGCTCCAGCCTGGTCGAGAGTCTCCTCAACGATGGCTTCTCGCCAATCGTCTACTGTCGCTTCATCGCTACCGCGGACTACGTGGCGGAGGAGCTTCAGCGTGAGCTGGGGCGCCGCGTGCCGGGGCTACGAGTGATTTCCGTCACTGGAAACGACGGTGATGAGAAGCGCCGGGAGAAGATCGACGACCTCGTGAAGAACCACGAGGTCCGCGTGCTCGTGGCCACGGACTGCCTGAGTGAAGGGATCAACCTCCAGGAGCACTTCAACGCCGTGCTTCATTACGACCTGCCCTGGAACCCGAACCGCCTCGAGCAGCGGGAGGGCCGGGTTGACCGCTTCGGCCAGCCG
This DNA window, taken from Dehalococcoidia bacterium, encodes the following:
- a CDS encoding helicase-related protein translates to MPLLLALKQKRVRLLIADDVGVGKTIEAGLIARELLDRGEIRRIAVLCPPHLCDQWEQELREKFGLEAVVVQPSRMGGLERSLPRGDIGVFQYYRHFVCSIDYLKAGRYRDAFLSNAPDLIIVDEAHGASRPSGADPGQHQRYECVRDVARLANRHLILATATPHSGIEEGFRSLLGHLDESFDVPADRPLDTKRLLPHVVQRRRKSIERWMGASTAFPDRDPVEADYAMSARYQRLFDAVAAYCRESVSDGSLGRPQQRVRYWAAIAILRCILSSPKAAEAMLENRKQRRREKAMEQPETPDDVDTSLRPQVLDLEGDEEAPDYTPAAEGADLSDAEIQKLDSFLREARQLSGMAYDAKLERCSSLVESLLNDGFSPIVYCRFIATADYVAEELQRELGRRVPGLRVISVTGNDGDEKRREKIDDLVKNHEVRVLVATDCLSEGINLQEHFNAVLHYDLPWNPNRLEQREGRVDRFGQPSKTVRTVLLYGRDNQMDLIVLRVLIRKAREIRASLGVAVPVPVDSEQVIQALVDSVLLQGRGTAPGQMALPFDDQRVSQLHQAWDKAKDREAEIRNVFDQAGIQPEEVAQELREVEPALGSKEELRSFLANGLQRFNGYLRETKTPGVFELDPGDLRPVVQRRTTLERFPLRVVFEQTTEKNVVHVGRNHPVVAALADSVLARALSGDSEWFSRSGAIFTNSVRGRTAVLLLRFRYSMQAEGNQFAEEVLTAAFQSAQVGLEWLKPYQEESTRLLQAAPAANISPEERRRQVEWALGMLQSTPGWWDEIAAERVARLKEAHARLRSFVGGAPMRVEVREPDVLGVYVLVPAGLR